In Deinococcus sp. QL22, the following are encoded in one genomic region:
- a CDS encoding molybdopterin oxidoreductase family protein, protein MSAPHVSASSVLPPAVPRLVRTTCPYCAVQCNFDLHIENNLPVKITPTKECPVAHGTVCKKGLAALSDLRHPERLTTPLLRKNGELVPVGWAEALAYVREALTPLLAANPDAVGVYGSGSLTNEKTYLLGKFARLALKTANIDYNGRYCMASASTALNRTVGYDRGLGFPLSDMGTSDLILLVGANIAETLPPIMQYLKAAKDRGALVYAIDPRATTTAKVAGKHLGIRPGSDGVLALGLLHLMKQWGKIRPTATAHGLTEVLRQADDYPPARVAHECGIPESDFLALAHAYAGATKPLILTGRGAEQHAHGTDTVHALLNLAFLTGHFGKPGGGYGTLTGQGNGQGGREHGQKTDQLPGARSLRDPRHRAEIAALWNCDPAELPQPGRSAQELLNACGTDIEALIVLGSNPVVSAAGAGFVTERLQALKHLIVIDFLPSETAQLATLVLPGSMWCEEEGTTTNLEGRVQRRRKAITAPGAAREDWRILCDLAHAVGRPKGFEYATFRDLQDEFFRATRGGKADYSGLSAERLDRASAQWPVPHAAGPDTPYAYAPTYPTADGLATLHLPTLPAFTASPRALTLTTGRLGNQYQSGTQTRRNAGLRAENTAQMHPDTARQHGLKAGDAVTLKTAHGSTTLPVSITPGIRPDTVFLPFHWPETANLLTDPHTLDPHSKMPAFKATPVRLHPAHAAAATEPMRGVGQPVMR, encoded by the coding sequence ATGTCTGCGCCGCACGTCTCCGCTTCCAGTGTCTTGCCGCCCGCCGTGCCCCGGCTGGTGCGAACCACCTGCCCCTACTGCGCGGTGCAGTGCAACTTCGACTTGCACATCGAAAACAATTTGCCCGTGAAGATCACGCCCACCAAAGAATGCCCGGTGGCGCACGGCACGGTCTGCAAAAAGGGGCTGGCGGCCCTCAGCGATCTGCGCCACCCCGAACGCCTGACCACGCCGCTGCTCCGGAAAAACGGCGAACTCGTACCTGTGGGTTGGGCCGAGGCGCTGGCCTATGTGCGCGAAGCCCTGACGCCGCTACTGGCGGCCAATCCTGACGCGGTGGGCGTGTACGGCAGCGGCAGCCTCACCAACGAGAAGACCTACCTGCTGGGCAAATTTGCCCGCCTCGCGCTGAAAACGGCCAACATCGATTACAACGGGCGCTACTGCATGGCCTCGGCCAGCACGGCCCTGAACCGCACGGTGGGCTATGACCGGGGGCTGGGCTTCCCCCTGTCCGACATGGGCACCAGTGACCTGATTTTGCTGGTGGGCGCGAACATTGCCGAGACGCTGCCGCCCATCATGCAGTACCTCAAGGCCGCCAAAGACCGGGGGGCGCTGGTGTACGCCATCGATCCACGCGCTACCACCACCGCCAAAGTTGCGGGCAAACACTTGGGGATTCGGCCCGGGAGCGACGGCGTGCTGGCGCTGGGGCTGCTGCACCTGATGAAGCAGTGGGGCAAAATTCGGCCCACCGCCACCGCACACGGCCTGACCGAGGTGCTGCGCCAGGCCGACGACTACCCGCCCGCCCGCGTAGCCCACGAATGCGGCATTCCCGAAAGCGACTTTTTGGCGCTGGCCCACGCCTACGCGGGTGCCACCAAGCCCCTGATCCTCACCGGACGCGGCGCAGAGCAGCATGCCCACGGCACCGACACGGTTCACGCGCTGTTGAATCTGGCCTTTCTGACCGGGCATTTTGGCAAACCGGGCGGCGGCTACGGCACCCTGACCGGGCAGGGCAACGGGCAGGGCGGACGCGAACACGGCCAGAAAACTGACCAGTTGCCGGGCGCACGCAGCCTGCGCGATCCCCGCCACCGCGCCGAGATTGCCGCGCTGTGGAACTGCGATCCCGCCGAGTTGCCCCAACCCGGCAGGAGCGCACAGGAGTTGCTGAACGCCTGCGGCACAGACATAGAAGCCCTGATCGTGCTGGGGTCAAATCCGGTGGTCAGCGCGGCGGGGGCCGGATTCGTCACCGAACGCCTTCAGGCGCTGAAGCACCTGATCGTCATCGACTTTTTGCCCAGCGAAACGGCGCAGTTGGCAACCTTGGTGCTGCCCGGTTCCATGTGGTGCGAGGAAGAAGGCACGACCACCAATCTGGAAGGCCGGGTGCAGCGCCGCCGCAAAGCGATCACTGCGCCGGGAGCCGCCCGCGAAGACTGGCGCATCCTGTGCGATCTGGCCCACGCGGTAGGCCGTCCCAAAGGTTTCGAATACGCCACGTTCCGGGATTTGCAAGACGAATTCTTCCGGGCCACGCGCGGTGGCAAGGCCGATTACAGCGGTCTGAGTGCCGAGCGCCTTGACCGGGCCAGTGCCCAGTGGCCCGTGCCACACGCGGCTGGCCCCGATACGCCTTACGCCTACGCGCCCACCTACCCCACCGCCGATGGACTGGCAACCCTGCATCTGCCCACGCTGCCCGCATTCACGGCGTCGCCCCGCGCCCTCACCCTCACCACCGGACGCCTCGGCAACCAGTACCAGAGCGGCACCCAGACGCGCCGGAACGCAGGTTTGCGGGCTGAAAACACCGCCCAGATGCACCCCGATACGGCCCGCCAACATGGGCTGAAGGCAGGCGACGCCGTGACCCTGAAAACTGCTCATGGCAGTACCACCCTGCCCGTATCCATCACTCCCGGCATTCGCCCTGACACGGTGTTTTTGCCGTTCCACTGGCCGGAAACCGCCAATCTGCTCACCGATCCCCACACGCTCGACCCGCATTCCAAGATGCCCGCGTTCAAGGCCACGCCCGTCAGGCTGCACCCAGCCCATGCTGCGGCTGCAACCGAACCAATGCGGGGGGTGGGTCAACCTGTGATGCGCTGA
- a CDS encoding nitrate/nitrite transporter: MTSTPISSPAAEPISPDARRVVAWSTAGFTLMFAVWVMFAIVGLPIRKTLGLSDTQFTLLTAIPVLTGSLLRLPAGLMADRIGGKKVFLGVTLITAAFALALAFANSYNTLLALALGVGLAGVSFAVGNAWIAQWVPVSRRGLALGTFGAGNAGASITKLLAPLLITLIPVGLLIPGGWHFVPFVFAILLVLIAALTARFTPADAAVRPVRTFADWMRPLGSAQVWRFGLYYVVFFGAYVALSLFLPKYYVDHYGLPLAQAGLLTALFIFPASLLRPLGGYLSDRFGPRSITVASFAVMLLGLLPLMRELPLTAFMLLTTVVGVGMGVGKASTYTLVAQWYPRDMGVVGGLVGLLGGLGGFILPLAFAFLKPSLGPQAAFITLMFVSLLSTAVFVASMMRLRALGRRPNFA; this comes from the coding sequence ATGACATCTACCCCGATTTCCAGCCCTGCCGCCGAGCCGATCAGCCCCGATGCCCGCCGGGTGGTGGCGTGGAGTACCGCCGGATTTACGCTGATGTTTGCCGTGTGGGTCATGTTTGCCATCGTGGGCCTGCCCATTCGCAAAACCCTGGGCCTCAGCGATACTCAGTTCACGCTGCTGACCGCTATTCCCGTGCTGACCGGCTCGCTGCTGCGCCTGCCCGCTGGCCTGATGGCCGACCGAATCGGCGGCAAAAAGGTCTTCTTGGGCGTCACGCTGATTACGGCGGCTTTTGCCCTCGCTCTAGCGTTTGCCAACAGCTACAACACGCTGCTGGCATTGGCGCTGGGTGTGGGCCTCGCGGGGGTCAGCTTTGCGGTGGGCAACGCGTGGATTGCCCAGTGGGTTCCGGTGTCGCGCCGGGGGCTGGCACTCGGTACTTTTGGCGCGGGCAACGCGGGGGCCAGTATCACCAAGTTGCTTGCGCCGCTGCTGATTACGCTGATTCCGGTGGGCCTGCTGATTCCGGGCGGCTGGCATTTCGTCCCGTTCGTGTTCGCCATTTTGCTGGTGCTCATTGCCGCTCTTACCGCCCGCTTTACCCCCGCCGACGCCGCCGTGCGCCCGGTTCGCACCTTTGCCGACTGGATGCGGCCTCTCGGCAGCGCACAGGTTTGGCGCTTCGGGCTGTATTACGTGGTGTTTTTCGGCGCATACGTGGCCCTCAGCCTGTTTTTGCCCAAATACTATGTAGACCATTACGGCCTGCCGCTGGCACAGGCGGGCCTGCTTACCGCGCTGTTTATCTTTCCGGCCAGCCTGCTGCGGCCTCTCGGCGGCTACCTCAGCGACCGCTTTGGCCCGCGCAGCATCACGGTTGCCAGCTTTGCCGTAATGCTGCTGGGCCTGCTGCCCCTGATGCGCGAACTGCCCCTGACAGCGTTTATGCTGCTAACCACTGTGGTCGGCGTGGGCATGGGTGTGGGCAAAGCCAGCACCTATACGCTGGTGGCCCAGTGGTATCCGCGTGACATGGGCGTGGTGGGCGGCCTAGTGGGCTTGCTGGGCGGCCTCGGCGGATTTATCCTGCCCCTCGCGTTCGCCTTCCTGAAACCCAGCCTCGGCCCTCAGGCGGCGTTTATTACGCTGATGTTCGTCAGCCTGCTCAGCACCGCCGTGTTCGTGGCCAGCATGATGCGGCTGCGGGCGCTGGGGCGTCGGCCTAATTTTGCCTGA
- a CDS encoding thiamine ABC transporter substrate-binding protein: MIVTGLLLGSAASAQTTLTVISHDSFEVDKALVAAFEKANATRVRFVKGGDAGELLNRLILTRRAPLADVVYGLDNSLLPRARAAGVLDAYRSPALKAVPATYRMDEANGTTLLNTVDYGIVAFNFDRAWFQKVGLALPKTLDDLKNPAYAKLTVVPSPATSSPGLAFLLASVNQYGEAGAWNWWRTVRAGGMKVTRGWSDAYYKEFTRNGGKFPIVLSYASSPAAEVFYAEGFSAAKLPQQSPTGNLLLPGSTFLQLEGVGVLKGAKQPGLARKFVDFMLSGGVQADLPTRLWIYPAVAGTPLNPVFKFAEQPKPTPIKPALLANPQRLVDGWVTNVLRR; the protein is encoded by the coding sequence ATGATCGTTACAGGACTGCTATTGGGCAGCGCGGCATCCGCCCAAACCACCCTCACCGTCATCTCTCACGACAGTTTCGAGGTAGATAAGGCGCTGGTGGCGGCCTTCGAGAAAGCCAATGCGACCCGCGTGCGCTTTGTGAAGGGCGGCGATGCGGGCGAGTTGTTGAACCGCCTGATCCTGACCCGCCGTGCGCCACTGGCCGACGTGGTGTACGGGCTGGACAATAGCCTGCTACCGCGTGCCCGCGCTGCCGGGGTGCTGGACGCCTACCGCTCGCCCGCGCTGAAGGCCGTGCCCGCCACCTACCGCATGGATGAGGCCAATGGCACGACGCTGCTGAACACGGTGGATTACGGCATCGTGGCCTTCAACTTTGACCGGGCCTGGTTCCAGAAAGTGGGGCTAGCCCTGCCCAAGACGCTGGATGACTTGAAGAATCCGGCCTATGCCAAACTGACGGTTGTTCCGTCCCCCGCGACCTCTAGCCCCGGTCTGGCCTTCCTGCTGGCGAGCGTGAACCAGTACGGCGAGGCGGGCGCGTGGAACTGGTGGCGCACCGTCCGCGCGGGCGGCATGAAGGTCACTCGCGGTTGGTCGGATGCGTACTACAAGGAGTTTACGCGCAATGGCGGCAAGTTTCCCATCGTGCTGAGCTATGCCAGCAGCCCCGCCGCCGAGGTCTTTTATGCCGAGGGATTCAGCGCGGCCAAGTTGCCCCAGCAATCGCCCACCGGGAACCTGTTGTTGCCGGGCAGTACCTTCTTGCAACTGGAAGGTGTGGGCGTTCTTAAGGGGGCCAAACAGCCCGGGCTGGCCCGCAAATTCGTGGACTTTATGCTGTCGGGGGGCGTACAGGCCGACCTTCCTACCCGGCTGTGGATTTATCCGGCGGTAGCAGGCACGCCGCTAAATCCGGTCTTCAAGTTTGCTGAGCAGCCCAAGCCCACGCCCATCAAACCCGCATTGCTCGCCAACCCTCAACGGCTGGTCGACGGCTGGGTGACGAATGTGCTGCGGCGCTAG
- a CDS encoding iron ABC transporter permease has protein sequence MARLTTFLLALLPLTFMALLLALPLGRTLAEGGVNLGVWRDPYFVGRLGWTLGQALGTAAVALAVGGPLAYLLSRWNVPGRAVFLRFLLLPFVTPTLVAVLGLTALLGPQGWITRLTGIDLSDGPGLLLLGNLFFNLPVMIRLAHAGFSRVPPHLIGAARSLGASGWKAAWTVALPLALPGLAAGFILVFLYSALSFGLPLTLGGERYSTLEVEIYTLTAYQLRLPEASALIVGQLLLTGAATWAYVALTRGGAGISGRGLVPARGGTRAVIWTLMGGVSLICFGPLLAVVARSLISTSGPSLTAWQAVLSNPETWTLVGNTLRFGVLALFGAVLLGGLHALAAWRARGPISRVLDGLSLLPLMVSPVSLAVGYLLAYPALSATLPMLIGAYTLLGMPLVTRSLLPALRALPPRTLEAARTLGAGSYTVWRTVTFPLTLPALRGGAALALATVLGEFGATLVLTRPEWATLSTGLYDRLGRPGERNLTEACALATLLLVLAVLAFTLLDGGEGEVT, from the coding sequence ATGGCCCGCCTAACCACCTTCCTGCTGGCCCTCCTGCCCCTGACCTTCATGGCCCTGCTGCTGGCGCTTCCGCTGGGGCGCACGCTGGCTGAGGGCGGAGTGAATCTGGGCGTGTGGCGCGATCCGTATTTCGTGGGACGCCTGGGCTGGACGCTGGGGCAGGCGCTGGGCACGGCGGCAGTGGCGCTGGCGGTGGGCGGGCCGCTGGCCTATCTGCTGTCTCGCTGGAATGTGCCGGGCCGGGCGGTGTTTCTGCGTTTCCTGCTGCTGCCGTTCGTGACGCCCACACTGGTCGCTGTACTGGGGCTGACCGCCTTACTGGGGCCACAGGGATGGATCACCCGCCTGACCGGAATAGACCTGAGCGACGGCCCCGGCCTGCTCTTATTGGGCAACCTGTTTTTCAATCTGCCCGTGATGATTCGGCTGGCGCACGCGGGATTTTCACGGGTTCCGCCTCACCTGATCGGCGCGGCACGCTCTTTGGGTGCATCGGGGTGGAAGGCCGCGTGGACGGTAGCACTCCCATTGGCCCTGCCCGGACTGGCCGCCGGATTTATCTTGGTGTTCCTCTATTCGGCCCTCAGCTTCGGCCTGCCGCTCACGCTGGGCGGCGAGCGCTACAGCACGCTGGAAGTGGAGATTTACACCCTGACCGCCTACCAACTGCGCCTGCCGGAAGCCTCGGCCCTGATCGTGGGTCAACTGCTACTGACGGGCGCGGCGACGTGGGCCTATGTCGCCCTGACACGCGGGGGCGCAGGCATCAGTGGGCGGGGGCTGGTGCCTGCACGTGGGGGCACACGGGCCGTGATCTGGACACTCATGGGCGGCGTGTCGCTGATCTGCTTTGGGCCTCTGCTGGCGGTGGTGGCCCGCAGTCTGATCAGCACGAGCGGCCCCAGTCTCACCGCGTGGCAGGCCGTTCTCAGCAACCCCGAAACGTGGACTCTGGTGGGCAATACCCTGCGTTTTGGCGTGCTGGCACTGTTCGGCGCGGTGCTGCTGGGCGGGCTACACGCTCTGGCCGCCTGGCGGGCGCGGGGGCCAATTTCCCGTGTACTGGACGGCTTATCGCTGCTGCCGCTGATGGTGTCTCCCGTCAGTCTGGCGGTGGGCTACCTGCTGGCGTATCCGGCGCTGTCAGCCACATTGCCCATGCTGATCGGGGCCTATACGCTGCTGGGAATGCCCTTGGTCACACGCAGCCTGCTTCCGGCCCTGCGGGCGCTGCCCCCGCGCACCCTGGAAGCCGCCCGGACACTCGGCGCAGGTAGCTACACGGTGTGGCGCACAGTCACATTTCCCCTGACGCTTCCGGCCCTGCGAGGCGGCGCGGCATTGGCCCTGGCCACCGTGCTGGGCGAGTTCGGGGCCACGTTGGTGCTGACCCGCCCAGAGTGGGCCACCCTCAGCACCGGCCTGTATGACCGCCTGGGCCGTCCTGGAGAACGTAACCTCACCGAAGCCTGCGCTCTGGCGACCTTGCTGCTGGTGCTGGCCGTGCTGGCTTTTACGCTGCTGGACGGCGGGGAAGGGGAAGTAACGTGA
- a CDS encoding ABC transporter ATP-binding protein: MNSTLPAALDARNLSKRYGGRQGVQAAKDVSLSVQAGETVALLGPSGCGKSTVLRMIAGLEVPDVGTVQIGGRDVTALPPEARHIGLVFQDYALFPHLSVLDNVAYGPRVRGLPRPQARAQAQEALTLVNLAEFGGRRVTELSGGQAQRVALARALATASPLLLLDEPLSNLDERLRAEMRGELRALFARVGAGVLLVTHDQREALALAGRVAVMRAGQIVQQGAAQDVFRHPATAWVAAFLGQANLWPQPGGVCLLVPEQALTLGEGEPYPVTSRQPHDSGETVTVAHPRGPLTLNLSPRESLQIVDRQLRVWVNEGQLQRLVDDREAVSERQA, from the coding sequence ATGAATAGCACTCTTCCTGCCGCACTGGACGCCCGAAACCTCAGCAAACGCTACGGCGGCCGGCAGGGTGTTCAGGCTGCAAAAGACGTATCGCTCAGCGTACAGGCAGGCGAAACGGTGGCGCTGCTGGGGCCGAGTGGCTGTGGCAAAAGCACGGTCTTACGGATGATCGCGGGGCTGGAAGTTCCCGATGTGGGAACCGTACAGATCGGCGGACGGGACGTGACGGCCCTGCCCCCCGAAGCGCGGCACATCGGGCTGGTATTTCAGGATTACGCGCTGTTTCCCCATTTAAGCGTGCTGGACAATGTGGCTTACGGCCCCCGCGTGCGTGGCCTGCCCCGGCCCCAAGCTCGGGCACAGGCACAGGAGGCCTTGACGCTGGTAAATCTGGCCGAGTTCGGGGGCCGACGCGTGACCGAACTCAGCGGGGGGCAGGCGCAACGGGTGGCGCTGGCACGGGCATTGGCCACCGCCTCTCCGCTGTTGCTGCTGGATGAACCCCTCAGCAACCTGGATGAACGCCTGCGGGCCGAAATGCGGGGCGAGTTGCGGGCGCTGTTTGCACGGGTGGGCGCGGGCGTGCTGCTGGTCACGCACGATCAGCGCGAAGCGTTGGCGTTGGCGGGCCGTGTAGCGGTCATGCGGGCGGGCCAAATTGTGCAGCAGGGCGCGGCACAGGACGTGTTCCGGCATCCGGCGACGGCGTGGGTGGCGGCGTTCCTGGGCCAGGCCAACCTGTGGCCGCAACCGGGCGGCGTGTGCTTGCTGGTGCCAGAACAGGCCTTGACTTTGGGCGAAGGTGAGCCTTATCCGGTCACGTCCCGCCAGCCCCACGATTCCGGCGAAACCGTGACGGTAGCGCACCCACGCGGCCCTCTCACGCTGAATCTCAGCCCCCGCGAAAGCCTGCAGATTGTGGATAGACAGTTGCGGGTGTGGGTGAATGAGGGGCAACTTCAGCGCTTGGTGGATGACCGGGAAGCCGTGTCAGAGAGACAAGCATGA
- a CDS encoding thiamine diphosphokinase produces MIAWILVGGRLTPTPLLAALPQPALVVAADGGARHAAALGVAVDVWVGDFDSSADVHLDAPREVHPAAKDETDAELAVRVALERGATALVFIGAFGGRFDHTAALMLGGIRLAREGWPVILTSGDEWGWPLLPAAALALELKTELTLSVLAFSNLRGLSLGGVRWPLHRADVPLGSGWTVSNETTGETVTATLEEGWGLVTVLAGGTEMAGG; encoded by the coding sequence ATGATCGCTTGGATTCTGGTCGGGGGCCGCCTGACGCCGACGCCTCTGCTGGCGGCGTTGCCCCAGCCCGCGCTGGTGGTCGCCGCCGATGGGGGCGCACGGCACGCGGCGGCACTTGGGGTGGCCGTAGACGTGTGGGTGGGCGATTTCGACAGTTCGGCAGACGTGCATCTCGACGCCCCACGCGAGGTTCACCCGGCGGCCAAGGACGAGACCGACGCAGAACTGGCCGTGCGGGTGGCCCTGGAACGCGGCGCGACTGCACTGGTGTTTATCGGGGCTTTCGGGGGCCGCTTTGACCATACGGCGGCCCTGATGCTGGGCGGGATTCGGCTGGCACGGGAAGGCTGGCCCGTGATTCTCACCAGCGGCGACGAATGGGGCTGGCCGCTGCTGCCCGCCGCTGCCCTTGCGCTAGAGCTGAAAACGGAGTTGACCCTGAGTGTGCTGGCCTTCTCCAACCTGCGCGGCCTGAGCCTCGGCGGAGTGCGCTGGCCCCTGCACCGCGCCGATGTGCCGCTGGGCAGCGGGTGGACTGTGAGCAACGAAACCACCGGAGAAACTGTGACCGCCACGTTGGAAGAGGGCTGGGGATTGGTGACGGTGTTGGCGGGCGGGACGGAAATGGCAGGGGGTTGA